The genome window tcaacttatttatttatttatatgacaTAAAAGAAATCGAGTCATGTTATTGGACCTGATTTCCAATAATCTAACAAACCGAATATGGATATAGTCGTGAAAGATCCTTCGGATTATTGAATCAAATtacattgaaatttttttatatttaaatcgAATCGGATCACTCTATATTTGATCCACCTTTGACCCATTTACAAGTCTACTACCATATGTTATAGGCATGTTTAATATGGGGTTAAGTTTACGGTTTTgctcctctcttttttgttcttttttttaaaataataaatttaaagaagGGGCCACCTTACACTATCGCCAACCACCACTGTCGATCATCCCTCATCCACCGGACCCCGATGTACAAGTCTACTACCATGTCTTGTAGGCATGTTTACTATGGGGTTAAGTTTACGTTTTttactcttctttttttttttttgtttaggaAGGGGCCACCTTACACTATCGCCAACCACCACCGTCGGTCATCTAACGTCCACCAAACACCACCGCCCCCATTTACAAGTCTACTATCATGTGTTGTATGACAGGAACAGCCCCGGATTCCCTCTTCGAATCTGTGACGAATCCTGCTGCCCGTTCGACATCTCGCCAATGTCGGACCCACTTACTAAAAATTCCTTTAGCCCCAATTTGAACTAATAGATAAAATTGTGGAAAAATTTTCCTTGAGTTGTCTATTGGTATGGTAAGAGAAGTAAATCATGATTTATGATAGCTAACATTTTGTCCTGAAGTTTGTTGGAAAATATAAAGCAGTTATTTAATTGTATTAGCTACCTTTTAAGTAGCATAAGAAAAGAGTAAACAATCATCTGCAGAATAaagattttgttataaaactaaGGGGAATTATAGAGAGAaataagaggaagagaaagacaaACTTGTATCATTCATCCTTGATAAtcacctatttataggcttacaaTCATAGAAAATTAACCCAGAAATTGAAGTTAAAGGTACTAATTACAATAGTAATACAATAGGTTACAAACCATTAAAACCTGGAGGTAGTTGATATTATGGTGGTCATCCACATTCCACATATTTATAACATTCCCCCTTGGATGACCACCAAATAAACGACAtagttgcctcattaaaaacTTTGCTTggaaaacccagtgggacaaagcCTAAGCGAACGGAAAAAGAGTGCAACATTCTTCTGGATCATTGATATGGTGTTGGAAGCGCTTATACTGCCttgttaaaaccttgctaggaaaaacccGGTGGGACAAAAACCTAGGCGAAGGGAAAAGAGTACAATGCGCATATATCTTGTATGTAGTAGAACTaggatgctccccctgattgaTATCTCCCCCAGATTTTGAATAACTTCTGGAATCTAAACTTCAAAAAGGCTTTGGTAAAAAGAGGTTCACCAGATTATCTTATGAACGAATTTGTTTGACTCCAATCTCTTGACTTTTTCGGAAACTATGTCACCCTTGATGAACCCTTCTTTGAtttgagcaatacaagcaacATTGTCTTCATACATGATCGTTTATCACACTATTTGACctgtttttcacttttcaaataATTGAACTCTTTAGGAACATCATCAACTAATCTAATAGTTAGAATATGTTACACcaatatcaaatttgaattcaaaatactCAGACTCTTAGTGTTAACTCTTAATTAAGAATATTGTGGTACTTTATATCCTTCAAGGGGTCGCTTCATGTGATATATCTAAAATATTTCATGAGTTTTGAGGATTTCCTTTTACCATACAGTCTTAATAAATATGTGTGAGAAcctagaaaatatatatatatatatatataaaataattatgcATACtacatattaattatttactaGCCTCTTCGCACGCGCTTCCGAGCTTGCGAGAGGCttctttcagaaatttttaaatttattttagaattaaaaaagataatggttagttgtgttccataaaaataggatccattatcttatttttcttttaattttaattttttaatatgaaaaatatgaatttaccatattatcctcatttaattaataatttcaattcttaatatttgaatcaaccaatggcattttttggtattttgaatgtttcaccattctctgccttttgctttatatatatagattaatatgaatttttcttatttaaatatttattgtgaAGACTTATATGTTATTAAATCTTAAGCTTAGTATGAGATTATCCCTTTAGTTGAAAGATGACACCATTCTTGTTATCCATGTGTAGAGACTTCAAATTGGTTTTAATCAAATCATCATTGCCATGCCACCTTACATTCTAGTAACAAGTGATGTTGtgatatcattggccaaaggTGGATGACTCACATTATTCCTTACCTTTCTACCTTATcttttggtggtggtgttgtgatatcattggccaaaaggGGATGAGTCACATTATTCCCTTACTTTTCTATCTTATCCtttggtggtttaaaatattgcatatataaatattatttgggTGCATCCATAGCCTCTCCTATAAGTATCATGCTTCCTTATTTCAATCATTCATTCCAATCCTTCTATTTTCAAGTCAAGCATGTCTAATTTGTGCAATATTTcacacaatatatattatttggagTGTTTGTGAAGTATGCATTATTCATGGAATATGAGAACTTCAGTGACGGGGTATCCGAAGAATAAATGTACCAGACGGGGACATAGGGCAGTGAGGCCGATAGGGGTCACGTACTGGGTACAATTTGTGAAAGATATGAAGTAATGATGTGATATGATTTGGATTgtgtatctttttattatgtttttctaGAGTGTGTAAAATGACATTGCTTGACTGTCATATTACATAATCTACTCACTGAGCGGTGGTTTGCTCATCCCTCACCTATGTTGTTTTTCATATCAATTAGTGAGCAAGACAAAGCTGAAACCAAAGAAGTTGGATTAGTTTAAAGtgataaacttttatttatatcttgTACACTTATAagattattataatttatatatatatatataatggtaATGTATTTTAACCAATTTTTcagtctttttatttatttctttcaatTCAAGCACCCAAATTCTAgaatattctttattttcgAATCGGGTCGTGATAATATGCATTTAACATATGGTATAAAAAACTTAAAGAAATGTGGATGCATCTACGATGGGATGGGAGACTAAAACCATGTCTCTACTAGGGAACCTTATGTGATATTAGTGACCTTATTTCACTTCACAACCACCAATCCGTAACGTTCATACTTAACATTTGTAATTTGGTGTTTGAGTTACAGGTTCAATATCCAACACTTCATATTTAGTGATAAATGGAATtgtatatttctatattttggTCTATCACTTAACTTGTCAACATTCATGAAGCATGATTTAATATAATCATAGCTCTTGATGATTGTAGTAGCTACTAATAAACCAAATGTATCATCAATTTGTGATCCCACAATTcacatgtgcatgcgcatgcataaGTTTTTAGCATCTCATTGCTTTGGGGTACCAATATCTTTTAAGGGCTTCTATTGTCACTTATGGGACAAACATCAATTTTAAGATGAATTATTTAGAATATGTATATCATAACCTCCTATAGAGCGTTATTTTCGAtagggtttgaatttttcaaataatctcCACTTCTGGGCAGTTAAGACTTTAGAACCTATATTTATGTCATGCAACATATATAGTCACTTATTGTCATGTTAATGGATTGTGATACGAGAGTATCAAGCCCTCTTAGCATATGTATAACTTATACATGCATTATCTTGATGAGACAAAAGCAGACTAATTCAACACTATTTCACGACGTTCTTTAGGAACTGCCATTTGGCCCCTAACGGTGGGGAAATTGTCtcaaaatttaggaaaataaactCACCATAATTATCAAGTCAAATTGACTGGATTGGATAATGTAGGAGTTGTGCTTGTAAGCGTCTTGACGATAGACAAAAATGTGACCATTTGTTAGGCTCATCCAGTAAAACTGGTGAAGTGGTCCATAATTAAATGTTGTATAGGCTCACAATcccctttaattatttaaacaaAGAGGGGTCAAAGTCAATTTTTGACTGAGATGGTCCTATGATAGCTTTTCTTTGTGAGCATGGTTTGCAATGGTATTTGTTAGACAAGGCAATATTTTGAGTCTTTAAACGATATCCTTAcgaatttataaaaatcttatGCATCATTATGAACTATGGATTGCCAAGACAGTCATGTTACAACATAAAAGTTATTGGGTCAATGAACTTCTAGTTCATGACATCATAATGGTTGTGTAATACAacccacaaaagaaagtatGAAGTTTCTCCAATAGACACCTCTGACTGTCAATATTGGGGAGGCAACAAAATATTACCAtttgtaaaacaaaattaactaataacccaacaaaaataaaatctaataataataataaatgagTAAAGTGGTATAAACGAGGAGTaaactaaattaattaaagactATGAAATTCCAAGATAATTCAATATTAATGTGGATTCAATATGTAGATAGAACTACAAGTTTAAGAATCGGATTTCCAACCAATTCAATGTGCATCAAAGTAGGCTACTTTCcatgaaatcataaaatttgagtttttgatAATTCATCTCATGGATATAGAACTTCAGGTTCATATATAGTATTAAGATCCATGACAAGCTATGAACTTCAGGTTCATATCAACATATATTCGAAGCTTTAGGTTCGAATATGTagatttaattaaattgaattaataGTTGTGCTTTGAACTTCATATTCAAATCAATGTATATGCATTTGAAACTTCTGGTTTGGGTTCTTGACATATGTAGGCCTCATGGAATTGATTTTGATTAATACAAAATGAAGGAGTTTCATGTCCTTATGTGCTTTTTAAATTCGTAGAACTTCACGCCCTCAATTATTTGGAATCAAAGAACTTTAGTTTATGATTCAATCAAAAGGACTCCAACTCCTAATCTAGTTATATGATGAGGATCGAGGAACTTCAGCCCTTGATCTTTTGTATAATACAAACTCATCATAACAAgctataattaattaagatcatgcttaaaattaaataaacaaacaaataaataaaacatgacATTATATTCATGTGTAATAAGaataagaaacttttttttgttcttaaacgagtatcgtgctgataacgtgttataaaactagggGAAATTGTATAGAGAaataagaggaagagaaagacaaTAGAATTTGTTCTATAAACTTGTATCATTCATCCTTGATAATCACCTATTCATAGGCTTACAACTATAGGAAATTAACTCATAAATTGTAGGTTAAAGATACTAATTACAATAGTAATACAATAGGTTACAAACCATTAAAACCTAGAGGTAGTGGATGTTATGGTGGTCATCCACATTCCATATATttataacactcccccttgaaTTGCCCCCAAACAAACGACATAGTTCCCTAAAACCATACAAAGGTTTAATCACACAAAGTTTCAATCATACCATGAGGTTTGCCATTTAGCAAACCAGAGTGGAggaaaaccaaatttatataGACAAGTAAAGAGATAATTCCAATTGATTCTATCATAAACTTTTTTCATATCTAATTTAATTGCCATTCGAGGCTTCTTAAAAATGTTCTGAggaaaatttgataaaatttcaTGTCCAATAagaatattataaaaaattaactaCTTTAGTACAAATGCAACCTGAGAGGTACAAGAATGCAGAATTGGTCGTAATCTATTAACGAGGATTTTGGAGATGATTTTATAAGAAAGATTACAAAGACTAACATGTCGGTAATGAGTAGTTTTTTTGCCTTAGGAAGAAGTGTTATATAagtacagtcctgatctcttggacccctatagtccaagagatttatggtcactcaccgttggatgtaaattcaacggttgacttgaatcgggtaataataatttatgtcatattgcatttatatatatcattttgaactattggattaatatccaacggtgggtgaccacaatctcttggactcctgtggtccaagagatcgggactgtatataagTATGATTAATTTCTTGCAAAGACATATTCGAATGAAGGGCCTTAAGATAGCGTAAACATTTTCCTAAATaatattccaattttttttataaataaaatggcaTGAAAACCAGGTCGTGGTGCTTTAAGACCACTAATTTGTCATATTGATAGATCAATTTCAGGAGAAGTAAAAGGGGCTATAAGATTTTGAGCATCAGCCTGTGAAATACAAGGTTGTATATGATTCAGAAAGGAATTTAATAGGTTTGAATCAATACTATGATCAAGGCTAAAACGTTGGTGATAATCTTGAACAATGAGATTTAAgctcattttgaattttggtaattgtatttttaatgTTGCAGTAGCATGAAAAGTATTTAGTATTTGAATCTCCTATTTAGTACATTAATCATCTGATTATAACCAAAATGCCTCTACAATTCCATAAAACTTGCTTCATTCTTCATGAGTTGATAAAGTTGACCCAAGAGGGCTAGGGAATTGTTCAAGTGTACCAACAAGTTGGGCCATATTTGCATCAGCTTGTAGTTTAGATGGGACTTTGAAACTGATCCTAAGTACTAATAAGTTAGGGTAGATTGTATCAACTGGCATCTTGGAATTAAATATACTAGCATGAAAATCAGTGGAAACAGTAGCATCAGCCAGATGATTAGCATCATACCCCATGAGATATGACaagttttttttctaatttctttcTCAGTTAATGATAATTTACAGCTACAATAAAATATGATCGcgagaaaatcaaaattgtgCATTCACCACCCTGTTACAGCTACAATAAAGACCAACAAGCAATGGCTCCTACACTCAACTCTACGTTGCAAAACAGCCACTGTTGCAAGCAGGAAACAGCATATGAAAGATAATTTTAAACATCTAAGTAGAAAGGAAAACCAGATTCATAAAAACTACTCTCTGATAAACTTCACCAATTAtcacctctctttttttcttcatttactCCCTCATGCTACTATCATCCTCATCCTCGTCATCACGCAGTTCAAGGTCAGCAAGCAACTCTTCAAGTGGGACAGAAGGTGCATCTTCCCCATCAGTCATGGATGCCCTCTCTGACGGCCGGTACTCTTCATTATGGTATAATGATATATTTAACCTCATCTCAGGGTTCTCCTCCAGATCCTTCAAGAACTGCTCATACTCAGAGTCCACCTTTTCTTGATCAAGTTTAGCTTTATCATCAACTTCCATGCCAAGGGATTTAAGCTTCCATGGACGAGCCTTCGCGTGCTTCTTCTGTCGCTTTTCTTCGTAGCTCTTCTTTATTAAAATTGCATCAGGAATGACTAGACCCTTGTACTTCTCTAGTTCATCGTCATTACTGTTAGCCCCATATAAGTCGTAACCAAGAGCATAATCCCCGGGGTTTAAAAGATGGCCAAGATGTGttttaatattgaaaatagTATCATTCTTTCCAAAGTCAGAGACGCGAGCAACTTGTGCATCAGCTAAAGCAAACCTTGAGCCACCAACATTAACTTCAGGCGAAATAATCTCGATATCAAGCACTATATACTCCACTAGCTCCCGGCTTGTATGTAGAGATTTAAAGGAATACCTCCAATACTGATCAGTATCAAGGAAACAATGTCTCAGGGTGAAAGGATCAAACAAAGCAACACTGTTGGTCACTTTAGTGCAGATCACAAGAGGACCGAGGTTTCCCAAACTGGACCTGACCTTGGGAGGCAGACAAATCAAATCTTCACGGCAAATGGGGCTTATCTCAACTGAGAATGTATgcttataattataattattactTTTAGAATCATGGGAAACAAGCTGTTTGTCACTGCGACTCCTTACTGGAGCAACTTTACCAACAAATTCCACAAATTTCACACCATGACTTCGGTTTGCAAAAAAGAAGTCGATACCTTGTTCCATCTGCTTTATTTTTATGGCACTAGCAGCAGCACCATGCCTCAGGATCAGCTGCTCGAGATAGAAAAACGTGCGTCGGTGAGAAACATGCTGGCGGAGTTGCACAGATGCAACCCATTGGTCAGGGTTGGCCTGAACCCTTGAACAAGACTCACACATATGCTCTTGTTGAACATACTCCACAACATATGATTGTTCAAGTATTGCTCCATTAAGAACCTCCTTCTGAACTTTCAACTTAACCTTGATCCTCTTGGAGTGAGGTTCAGTCCAAATAAACTCGGCATGAACTAGCCTAACTTTATTCAAATTCTTCAATCTCTTAACACAGAAGGTTAGCAGCTCCTTTGATTCTAATTGGGCTTTGATCCAAGTTCTTGGAGGCTGCAAGTAGCAATCACACTCTGGACAATGAACAATGGTCACATGCTTCTGCAAACCTTCCGTAATATCAACTTCAGAGCGCAAACACTTGACACACATATTGGCAGCATTTGGTGCCATGGGGATACCGCATTTGCAACATAGTACACTGCCAACAGTTTGATGAACCATAAACATACCTGCCTCTTCAGCCATTGCTGGtgaatcccaaaaaaaaaaaaagagagagacaaaTTGTTAGTATTTTACAATACCAACATAATAACAGCAAAGGTCGAAAATTTTGagcaataaaaattatatatccTTGCATTTAGCTCCTAAAACTATAATTTCAGGGTCATGAATCACTTATCCCtcaaattaaatggaaatCTCATCATTCACAATTCGAACTTTAACTGGTTTCGAGCTACTAAAAACAGACCAAATTTAtattcaaaagagaaaaagatgtAATTTCACACTAAAAACATAccaaaacagaggaaaaaaaattgaaaccagattatcataaatttatatattgcaGACCCAAAAAAGGGCCACACCATAGAAAACCAATCATCTCAAAAGAAAGCAATTATAATTAATGTATTGCCTATTTCATCAGaatttattacaaaaaattatatcaaCAGTAACCAAACCACTTTTAACATTGTTGAAATAAGCTAATTGGTAGAGTTTATTACAAGACGTAACATCAACAATGAAAAACAGAGATACTAATTAACCCCATCCTgcccaaggaaaaaaaacaatctgACCCCCATCAACCTagatttcatttcatcatcaCAAGTAAGCCCAAAACTGATTCACAGCCTGGGTTTCAAACGCACAAAATCATATGCACAAGGAGAACGTTAAAAGACCAAGCAGCTGAGATATTTTAGAACACAAGGCAAAATGATATCTGCAACATCATGCATCCCCCTAAAATCCTCTATCAAGCATTTCAATTTACCTCACAAACCTCCTACAGCTCAATTAGAACAAAAGCACCAAATTAACAGCAAACAAACCCTAATTCTATAAATTCAAGTTGAAAAACAGAAGAGATAAGAGAGAAGCTGACATTACTAATATGAAATCCTCACCTTGTCTCCAAATTAATGGtccaaatacaaattaaacaGTTGAAAACCTGCACAGACCATAGCGCAAAATTAAAACCTAAAACTTACAATATAAATTAGAAAACTCAAACcttgaataattaaaattatctTTTGGCATAGGGAGAGTGATGCCCATAAGGATGCCCATCACTAAACTTTCTGGCTAAGATGGTTTCAgtttaacaaaattgaaacccTAAACTTTCTATTTCAAAGGATGCCCATCGCTCACAGATTTGTGCCCACCCAAGTTTGGTGCTCGTatctaagagagagagagagagagagagagagagagagagcaaaacaGAGCTATAGAGAAATAGAATCGAGTGAGAGACGGAGAGTGAAGGCTGAAACgattaagagagagagagagagagag of Prunus dulcis chromosome 4, ALMONDv2, whole genome shotgun sequence contains these proteins:
- the LOC117626681 gene encoding 60S ribosomal export protein NMD3-like; translated protein: MAEEAGMFMVHQTVGSVLCCKCGIPMAPNAANMCVKCLRSEVDITEGLQKHVTIVHCPECDCYLQPPRTWIKAQLESKELLTFCVKRLKNLNKVRLVHAEFIWTEPHSKRIKVKLKVQKEVLNGAILEQSYVVEYVQQEHMCESCSRVQANPDQWVASVQLRQHVSHRRTFFYLEQLILRHGAAASAIKIKQMEQGIDFFFANRSHGVKFVEFVGKVAPVRSRSDKQLVSHDSKSNNYNYKHTFSVEISPICREDLICLPPKVRSSLGNLGPLVICTKVTNSVALFDPFTLRHCFLDTDQYWRYSFKSLHTSRELVEYIVLDIEIISPEVNVGGSRFALADAQVARVSDFGKNDTIFNIKTHLGHLLNPGDYALGYDLYGANSNDDELEKYKGLVIPDAILIKKSYEEKRQKKHAKARPWKLKSLGMEVDDKAKLDQEKVDSEYEQFLKDLEENPEMRLNISLYHNEEYRPSERASMTDGEDAPSVPLEELLADLELRDDEDEDDSSMRE